The Euphorbia lathyris chromosome 8, ddEupLath1.1, whole genome shotgun sequence genome has a window encoding:
- the LOC136203320 gene encoding 1-aminocyclopropane-1-carboxylate synthase 7 has product MAIEIEQQQQGSVELSTVAISTTHGEDSPYFAGWKAYDENPYHQSDNPSGVIQMGLAENQVSFDLLEAYLEQHPEATSSGKGAPSFKENALFQDYHGLLSFRQAMASFMEEIRGGRAKFDPSRIVLTAGATAANELITFIIANPGDALLVPTPYYPGFDRDLRWRTGVKIVPIHCDSSNNFQVTPAAMEAAYKEAEAMKLRVRGVLITNPSNPLGATIQRKVLEEILDFVTRKNIHLVSDEIYSGSAFSSSEFVSIAEILEARKYKESERVHIVYSLSKDLGLPGFRVGTIYSYNDNVVTTARRMSSFTLISSQTQHLLACMLSNKEFTRNYIKINRERLRKRYEMIINGLKKAGIECLEGNAGLFCWMNLSPILEKPTKKGELDLWNLIIKDVKLNISPGSSCHCSEPGWFRVCFANMSEQTLEVALKRIRNFMEQRMKKINSN; this is encoded by the exons ATGGCCATTGAGATCGAACAACAACAACAAGGATCAGTGGAGCTATCAACAGTAGCTATCTCCACAACCCACGGCGAAGATTCTCCCTACTTCGCGGGTTGGAAAGCCTACGATGAAAATCCTTACCACCAATCCGACAACCCTTCTGGTGTCATTCAGATGGGTCTCGCTGAAAATCAA GTTTCATTCGATTTGCTGGAAGCATACTTAGAGCAACATCCGGAAGCAACAAGCTCCGGAAAAGGAGCTCCGAGCTTCAAAGAGAATGCTTTGTTTCAAGACTATCATGGTCTGCTGTCTTTCCGACAAGCAATGGCGAGTTTCATGGAAGAAATTCGAGGCGGACGTGCAAAATTCGACCCTTCTAGGATCGTCCTGACAGCTGGCGCAACTGCTGCTAATGAGCTCATAACTTTCATTATAGCTAATCCTGGTGATGCTTTGCTCGTCCCAACTCCGTACTATCCAGG ATTTGATAGAGATTTGAGGTGGAGGACTGGTGTAAAAATTGTTCCGATTCACTGCGACAGCTCGAACAACTTCCAAGTGACTCCGGCCGCGATGGAAGCAGCTTATAAAGAAGCGGAAGCAATGAAGTTGAGAGTTAGAGGAGTACTAATAACAAACCCTTCAAACCCATTAGGTGCAACAATTCAAAGAAAAGTCTTGGAGGAAATCCTCGATTTCGTGACACGTAAAAACATCCATCTCGTATCCGACGAAATTTACTCGGGGTCCGCGTTCTCCTCGTCGGAATTCGTCAGCATTGCGGAGATACTCGAAGCACGCAAGTATAAAGAGTCAGAAAGGGTTCACATTGTCTACAGTCTCTCGAAAGATCTCGGTCTCCCGGGTTTTCGGGTTGGGACTATTTATTCTTACAATGATAACGTTGTGACAACAGCCCGAAGAATGTCGAGTTTCACCTTAATTTCATCACAAACACAACATCTACTGGCATGTATGTTGTCAAACAAGGAATTTACAAGAAACTACATCAAAATCAATAGGGAAAGATTGAGGAAAAGGTATGAAATGATCATAAATGGATTGAAAAAAGCTGGAATTGAATGTTTGGAAGGTAATGCTGGACTTTTTTGCTGGATGAACTTAAGTCCAATTTTGGAAAAACCCACAAAAAAAGGAGAATTAGATCTTTGGAATTTAATTATTAAAGAtgtcaaattaaatatttcacCCGGTTCTTCTTGCCACTGCTCGGAACCAGGTTGGTTCAGAGTTTGCTTCGCGAACATGAGCGAACAAACACTTGAAGTCGCTTTGAAGAGGATACGGAATTTCATGGAACAGAGGATGAAGAAAATTAACAGTAACTAA